A part of Methanorbis furvi genomic DNA contains:
- a CDS encoding DUF3413 domain-containing protein has protein sequence MRHSEYLTADRYLLAVLVISTILTLPYLFLLGIPSPETAWMYMLAAWIGNFIAVNLFVLVLWIFVRILSHLFPRRNAGA, from the coding sequence ATGAGACATTCTGAATATCTCACCGCAGATAGATATCTCCTTGCCGTGCTGGTGATATCAACAATTTTGACACTGCCGTATCTGTTTTTGCTTGGGATACCGTCCCCTGAAACCGCATGGATGTACATGCTTGCGGCATGGATCGGGAACTTTATCGCCGTCAATCTGTTTGTTCTGGTGCTTTGGATTTTTGTGCGGATACTCTCTCATCTGTTCCCCAGAAGGAATGCCGGAGCCTGA
- a CDS encoding helix-turn-helix domain-containing protein — MTVRDKSPEWPIEAAFDCISGKWKSLIIRCIAYDRVRYSDIKASLVTISPHILSRQLKSLESDGLIIRTQYEEMPLRVEYHLTPAGLELLPILEYLCCWTSLHFPERITSPAGKTRRRFFCQDSSENFSSCSPAENIF; from the coding sequence ATGACCGTTCGAGATAAATCACCAGAGTGGCCGATCGAAGCCGCATTTGACTGCATCAGCGGAAAGTGGAAATCACTGATCATCAGATGCATTGCGTACGACAGGGTCCGGTACTCTGATATCAAGGCAAGTCTTGTGACGATCAGTCCGCACATTTTGTCCCGTCAGCTGAAAAGTCTTGAGAGTGACGGCCTCATCATCAGAACACAGTACGAGGAGATGCCCCTGCGGGTCGAGTATCATCTGACGCCGGCAGGTCTTGAACTTCTGCCAATACTTGAGTATCTCTGCTGCTGGACTTCACTGCATTTTCCCGAGAGGATCACATCCCCTGCCGGGAAAACCCGCAGGAGATTTTTTTGTCAGGATAGTTCTGAAAATTTTTCTTCCTGCTCACCTGCGGAAAATATTTTTTGA
- a CDS encoding deoxyhypusine synthase: protein MHKHCNDPVKQFIPRAGMTVNELVSEMGGAGAYNGGSLFHAVDVYEKMLTDPDMTKFFGLSGAMVPAGMGGIVSTLIEKGHIDILTSTGANLTHDLIEAIGCHHYHGKVECDDLELRKEEINRIYDIFLPNEAYEELEDFIQDVYTGLPEQPITISKLLRVIGEQLDTGILATAAKHDIPVYCPAFQDSVLGLQYWMFSQFHKKTILDAIGDMHDLLNTAFNVKKAGAVLVGGGVPKNFTLQTMLMTENAFTYVVQLTGDRPDLGGLSGATLDEAKSWGKIGEGGVGVTVYGDATITLPILATATLERLERK, encoded by the coding sequence ATGCACAAACACTGTAATGATCCGGTAAAACAGTTCATCCCCCGCGCAGGCATGACGGTGAACGAACTTGTTTCCGAGATGGGGGGTGCGGGAGCTTACAACGGCGGCAGCCTCTTCCACGCGGTCGATGTCTATGAGAAAATGCTCACCGACCCGGATATGACGAAGTTTTTCGGGCTGTCGGGGGCAATGGTTCCGGCAGGAATGGGCGGCATCGTCTCAACTTTGATCGAAAAGGGGCACATCGACATTCTCACCTCAACAGGTGCAAACCTCACGCATGATTTAATCGAGGCAATCGGCTGCCACCATTATCACGGAAAGGTTGAGTGCGATGATCTTGAGCTGAGAAAAGAGGAGATCAACCGCATCTATGACATTTTCCTCCCGAACGAAGCCTATGAGGAGCTGGAGGATTTCATTCAGGATGTCTACACCGGTCTCCCGGAACAGCCGATCACGATCAGTAAACTTCTGCGGGTGATAGGCGAGCAGCTGGATACAGGAATTCTTGCGACCGCAGCAAAGCATGATATTCCGGTCTACTGCCCGGCATTCCAGGACTCAGTCTTAGGACTCCAATACTGGATGTTTTCCCAGTTCCACAAGAAAACAATTCTGGATGCGATCGGCGACATGCATGATCTGCTCAATACGGCATTCAATGTGAAGAAGGCAGGAGCTGTTCTTGTGGGCGGCGGTGTTCCCAAGAACTTCACATTGCAGACGATGCTGATGACGGAAAATGCGTTCACGTATGTTGTTCAGCTGACCGGCGACCGACCCGATCTCGGCGGACTGTCCGGGGCAACGCTGGATGAGGCAAAGTCCTGGGGAAAAATCGGCGAGGGCGGTGTCGGCGTTACGGTGTACGGCGATGCAACGATCACGCTGCCGATTCTTGCAACGGCAACGCTTGAACGGCTGGAGAGAAAGTAA
- the thsA gene encoding thermosome subunit alpha, with product MSAQLGGQPILILKEGGSRTRGRDAQSMNIAAAKAVAGAVRTTLGPKGMDKMLVDTIGDVVITNDGVTILKEMDIEHPAAKMMVEVAKTQDDEVGDGTTTAVVIAGELLKKSEELLEQDVHPTVITLGYRQAAEKAQELLKTIAVDVKAKDKEILSKIAGTAMTGKNAEASKDKLCDLIVRAITLVADADGTVDTENVKVEKRVGGAIEDSEIVEGMIIDKERVHPGMPKTVKNAKILLLNAAVEYKKTEVDAEISITSPDQLQMFLDEEERMIKGIVEKIKASGANVLFCQKGIDDIAQHYLAKAGIFATRRVKKSDMEKLARATGGALISSIDAISGDELGIAGLVEERKVGGEEMIFVEKCKNPKAVSIIIKGGTEHVVDELGRALEDALRVVGVVVEDKKVVAGGGAPEVELSLRLREYAATQGGRIQLAIEAFASALEIIPRTLAENAGLDPIDKLVELRAAHEKGKKTFGLDVFKGEPVDMWKEGVVEPLRVKTQAIASAAEAAVMILRIDDVIASARSAGPSPEEMAAMGGGMGGMGGMPPGMM from the coding sequence ATGTCAGCACAACTTGGCGGACAGCCTATTCTGATTCTTAAAGAAGGCGGATCCCGTACCCGCGGACGGGACGCACAGAGCATGAACATTGCTGCAGCAAAGGCAGTTGCCGGTGCAGTAAGAACCACTCTTGGTCCGAAAGGTATGGACAAGATGCTCGTCGACACCATTGGTGACGTCGTTATCACCAACGACGGTGTAACCATCCTCAAAGAGATGGACATTGAGCACCCGGCAGCAAAGATGATGGTCGAGGTCGCAAAGACCCAGGACGACGAAGTCGGAGATGGAACCACCACCGCAGTCGTTATCGCAGGCGAACTTCTGAAGAAATCCGAAGAGCTTCTTGAGCAGGACGTTCACCCGACCGTTATCACGCTCGGCTACCGCCAGGCAGCAGAGAAAGCACAGGAGCTTCTCAAGACCATTGCAGTCGATGTCAAAGCAAAAGACAAAGAAATTCTTTCCAAGATTGCAGGAACCGCAATGACCGGCAAGAATGCCGAGGCATCCAAGGACAAACTCTGCGACTTAATCGTTCGTGCAATCACTCTCGTCGCAGACGCAGACGGAACTGTTGACACCGAGAACGTCAAAGTCGAGAAGCGTGTCGGCGGTGCAATCGAGGACTCCGAGATTGTCGAAGGCATGATCATCGACAAAGAGCGTGTCCACCCTGGTATGCCCAAGACCGTGAAGAATGCAAAGATTCTCCTCCTCAACGCAGCAGTCGAGTACAAGAAGACTGAAGTTGACGCAGAGATCAGCATCACGAGCCCGGACCAGCTCCAGATGTTCCTCGATGAGGAAGAGCGCATGATTAAGGGCATCGTCGAGAAGATTAAGGCATCCGGCGCAAATGTTCTCTTCTGTCAGAAGGGTATCGACGACATTGCACAGCACTACCTTGCAAAGGCAGGTATCTTTGCAACCCGCCGTGTCAAGAAGTCTGACATGGAGAAACTCGCCCGTGCAACCGGCGGCGCACTGATCTCCTCTATTGATGCAATCAGCGGTGACGAGCTTGGTATTGCAGGCCTTGTTGAGGAACGCAAGGTCGGCGGCGAAGAGATGATCTTCGTTGAGAAGTGCAAGAACCCGAAAGCAGTCTCCATCATCATCAAAGGCGGAACCGAGCACGTTGTTGACGAGCTTGGCCGTGCACTTGAGGACGCACTCCGCGTTGTCGGTGTTGTTGTTGAGGACAAGAAGGTCGTTGCAGGCGGAGGAGCACCGGAAGTTGAGTTATCCCTCAGACTCCGTGAGTACGCAGCAACCCAGGGCGGACGTATCCAGCTCGCAATTGAGGCATTCGCATCCGCACTTGAGATCATCCCGAGAACCCTTGCAGAGAACGCAGGTCTTGACCCGATCGACAAGCTTGTTGAGCTCCGTGCAGCTCACGAGAAGGGCAAGAAGACCTTCGGTCTTGATGTCTTCAAGGGCGAGCCGGTTGACATGTGGAAGGAAGGCGTTGTTGAGCCGCTCCGCGTGAAGACCCAGGCAATTGCATCCGCAGCAGAAGCAGCTGTCATGATTCTCAGAATCGATGACGTCATTGCATCCGCAAGATCCGCAGGTCCGTCTCCGGAAGAGATGGCCGCAATGGGCGGAGGCATGGGTGGAATGGGCGGCATGCCACCTGGAATGATGTAA
- a CDS encoding tRNA(Ile)(2)-agmatinylcytidine synthase, protein MFIGMDDTDSVDGMCTTYLGAMLAEKLQRAGCIVAELRLVRLNPNVVWKTRGNAAVCLEVLDGKPEEVFAVACELVEEFAEFDCEKTNPGVVVVEEKPDPEYYYQALQRFCTIEETIQRLDAIKAQYRGYKCGRGLIGALAAVSSVLPDATYEYLAYRSKDRFGTPRTIQPESFFVSAKATAPHTWDTVDFTAETVVCVPHGKDPVLYGIRGESPEWVAASAEMLETEQPSLTKIWKTNQGTDAHLIEYAGAPEEGFSYKVFGTVASTPETERGGHVQFLFQPEIGEQKFTVFAFEPTKEFRHMVRKLLPGDIVTLCGSYQNGVLHLEKFCLHTIAAAELRTSPKCPVCGGRMTSAGRGKGYKCRNCSGRVRDAVEMPRDMREGWYEVPPGARRHLAKPVVRM, encoded by the coding sequence ATGTTCATCGGAATGGATGACACCGACTCCGTAGACGGGATGTGCACTACGTATTTAGGCGCGATGCTCGCTGAAAAACTTCAGCGCGCAGGCTGCATCGTAGCGGAGCTGCGGCTGGTCAGACTGAATCCGAATGTGGTGTGGAAAACACGGGGGAATGCGGCAGTGTGTCTGGAGGTTTTGGATGGAAAACCAGAGGAGGTGTTTGCCGTCGCGTGCGAATTAGTCGAAGAGTTCGCAGAGTTCGACTGCGAGAAGACCAATCCGGGTGTGGTGGTGGTTGAGGAAAAACCTGATCCTGAGTATTATTATCAGGCTCTGCAAAGATTCTGCACCATCGAGGAAACTATTCAGCGGCTGGATGCAATCAAGGCACAATACCGGGGATACAAATGCGGGCGCGGGCTCATCGGTGCTCTTGCGGCGGTGTCGTCGGTTTTGCCGGACGCAACCTACGAGTATCTCGCATACCGGTCGAAGGACCGGTTCGGGACACCGCGAACCATTCAGCCTGAGAGTTTTTTTGTATCAGCCAAAGCAACCGCTCCGCACACCTGGGATACGGTTGATTTCACCGCAGAAACGGTTGTGTGCGTGCCGCATGGAAAGGATCCGGTGCTTTACGGTATCCGCGGCGAGTCGCCCGAATGGGTTGCAGCATCAGCAGAGATGCTTGAAACCGAACAGCCTTCGCTCACAAAAATTTGGAAAACCAATCAGGGAACCGATGCGCATCTGATCGAGTATGCCGGAGCACCGGAAGAGGGATTTTCATACAAAGTATTCGGCACGGTTGCGAGTACGCCGGAGACCGAGCGCGGCGGGCATGTGCAGTTCCTCTTTCAGCCGGAGATCGGCGAACAAAAATTCACGGTGTTTGCGTTTGAGCCGACCAAGGAGTTTCGGCATATGGTGCGAAAACTTCTCCCGGGAGACATCGTCACGCTCTGCGGCAGTTATCAGAACGGTGTTCTGCATCTGGAAAAGTTCTGCCTGCACACGATCGCAGCAGCAGAGCTCCGCACATCACCCAAGTGTCCGGTCTGCGGTGGCCGCATGACCTCTGCCGGCCGCGGTAAAGGATACAAATGCCGCAACTGTTCGGGCCGCGTCCGTGATGCTGTGGAGATGCCGAGGGATATGAGGGAGGGATGGTACGAAGTCCCGCCCGGCGCACGAAGGCATCTCGCAAAACCGGTTGTGCGGATGTAA
- a CDS encoding helix-turn-helix domain-containing protein codes for MTKNTRKHPYHCPVEAAFDRIGGRWKASIIWIIGYGSIRYSKIKDTIPNITAHMLSLQLKSLEEDGLIIRTQYEEIPPRVEYCLTESGLALLPVLSTLCDWAALHYPDQIPAGYIRKSPGGEICPDAHPSCSSGTNDQI; via the coding sequence ATGACGAAAAATACCAGAAAACATCCGTACCACTGCCCGGTCGAAGCAGCGTTTGACCGCATCGGCGGACGGTGGAAGGCAAGCATCATCTGGATCATCGGTTACGGCAGTATCCGGTACTCAAAGATCAAAGACACCATCCCCAACATCACCGCGCACATGCTCTCACTACAGCTGAAAAGCCTTGAAGAGGACGGCCTCATCATCAGAACACAGTACGAGGAAATCCCTCCAAGGGTCGAGTACTGCTTAACAGAATCAGGGCTCGCTCTTCTGCCGGTTCTCTCCACCTTGTGTGACTGGGCTGCGCTTCACTACCCTGATCAGATTCCTGCCGGCTATATCAGAAAAAGTCCGGGCGGAGAAATCTGTCCTGATGCACATCCCTCATGTTCCTCAGGCACAAATGATCAGATCTGA
- a CDS encoding pyruvoyl-dependent arginine decarboxylase — protein sequence MAVPEKVFFTKGTGVHKDKLVSFEMALRNAGLAPYNLVTVSSIMPPDADIISREEGLPHLSPGEIVFCVMARDQTNVAGQKVAASVGLAVPQIHDKQHGYLSEYHARDVSSRECGEYAEDLAATMLATIFDIPFDPETAWQEREQIYLASGKIIKTSNVAASATCTDGAWTTVVVAAVFIMPNHG from the coding sequence ATGGCTGTTCCCGAAAAGGTATTCTTTACAAAAGGCACCGGAGTCCACAAGGACAAACTGGTATCTTTTGAAATGGCTCTCAGGAACGCCGGGCTCGCGCCGTACAATCTTGTGACGGTCTCATCCATCATGCCGCCGGATGCTGATATCATCAGCCGCGAGGAGGGACTCCCCCATCTCTCCCCGGGTGAGATTGTGTTCTGTGTGATGGCGCGGGACCAGACCAATGTTGCGGGACAAAAAGTCGCGGCATCAGTCGGACTTGCTGTCCCCCAGATTCATGACAAGCAGCACGGGTACCTTTCCGAGTATCATGCACGCGATGTCTCCTCACGCGAGTGCGGTGAGTACGCCGAGGACCTCGCGGCGACGATGCTTGCGACGATCTTTGATATTCCGTTTGATCCGGAAACTGCCTGGCAGGAACGTGAACAGATCTATCTTGCGAGCGGCAAGATCATTAAAACCAGCAATGTCGCTGCATCGGCCACCTGCACTGATGGTGCGTGGACGACAGTGGTTGTTGCGGCTGTATTCATTATGCCAAACCATGGGTGA
- a CDS encoding ferredoxin domain-containing protein, whose translation MISEIDTVEIVAGLMTVAARTAPKSMGIDSIVTKIVPAKELESFATKMDEIGEQTGMTFFNTNANHLRAADLMVLIGVKGCLPLGANCGGCGHSTCAEFGKEVRAAQADADYPGPNCIFKVTDLGIAVGSAVKCAASHNVDNRVMYTAGVAARKLQVMDECSIVYGIPLKASEKNIFFADAVMH comes from the coding sequence ATGATATCCGAGATTGATACCGTGGAAATTGTTGCAGGACTGATGACGGTCGCAGCCCGAACCGCACCGAAGTCAATGGGAATTGATTCGATCGTAACAAAAATCGTTCCGGCCAAGGAACTGGAAAGTTTTGCAACAAAGATGGATGAGATCGGGGAACAGACCGGCATGACATTTTTCAATACCAATGCAAATCATCTGAGAGCTGCTGATCTGATGGTTCTGATTGGTGTGAAGGGTTGTCTGCCGCTTGGTGCAAACTGCGGCGGATGCGGTCACTCTACCTGTGCGGAGTTTGGAAAAGAAGTCAGGGCTGCGCAAGCGGACGCAGATTATCCTGGCCCGAACTGTATCTTCAAAGTAACCGATCTCGGCATCGCAGTAGGGTCTGCGGTGAAGTGTGCGGCGTCACACAATGTGGACAACAGAGTCATGTACACCGCAGGAGTTGCGGCGCGAAAACTTCAGGTGATGGATGAGTGCAGCATTGTCTACGGCATCCCTCTCAAAGCGTCGGAAAAAAATATTTTCTTTGCAGATGCTGTGATGCATTGA
- a CDS encoding ferredoxin domain-containing protein, translating into MVSETEVVKSVAGLMVVAARTAPKAMGFDSIIATVVYGNDIARLATEMEEYAKEKGVGYFSDNAKQIRKCDAIVLIGVKGWMVVGANCGGCGYHTCKEFTKAVRSHPPTEYSEYPGPNCVIKVTDLGVALGSAVKCASQNNVDNRIMYTVGVVAQRLHLMDACTMVYGIPLNSSGKNIFYPTKI; encoded by the coding sequence ATGGTTTCAGAAACAGAAGTAGTCAAATCTGTCGCAGGTCTCATGGTCGTTGCAGCCAGAACCGCCCCGAAGGCGATGGGGTTTGACTCAATTATTGCAACCGTTGTCTACGGAAATGACATCGCACGGCTTGCCACCGAAATGGAAGAGTACGCTAAGGAAAAGGGTGTAGGATACTTCAGCGACAACGCAAAACAGATCCGAAAGTGTGATGCGATCGTTTTGATCGGCGTGAAAGGCTGGATGGTAGTTGGTGCAAACTGCGGCGGATGCGGTTACCACACCTGCAAGGAGTTTACCAAAGCGGTGCGGAGTCATCCGCCAACCGAGTACTCAGAGTACCCTGGCCCGAACTGTGTCATCAAAGTAACGGATCTGGGTGTTGCGCTCGGCTCGGCAGTGAAATGTGCGAGCCAGAACAATGTGGACAACCGGATTATGTACACCGTCGGCGTTGTTGCACAGCGGCTGCATCTGATGGATGCATGTACCATGGTCTACGGCATTCCGCTCAACTCGTCAGGCAAGAACATCTTTTACCCGACAAAAATATAA
- a CDS encoding TfoX/Sxy family protein: protein MGELSLLPNIGKVVEDQLNAVGIFTAADLCAAGSRGAWLKIRAIDDSACIHRLYSFEGAIRGIKKSELPPEVKAELKAFYQSFASQV, encoded by the coding sequence ATGGGTGAACTGTCTCTTCTTCCAAACATCGGCAAAGTGGTCGAAGACCAGCTGAACGCGGTCGGCATCTTTACTGCAGCAGATCTGTGTGCTGCAGGCAGCAGGGGCGCGTGGCTGAAGATTCGCGCTATCGATGACTCAGCCTGCATTCACCGGTTGTATTCTTTTGAAGGAGCGATCCGCGGCATAAAAAAGTCCGAGCTCCCCCCTGAGGTAAAGGCTGAACTGAAAGCATTCTATCAGAGTTTCGCTAGCCAAGTCTGA
- a CDS encoding transcriptional regulator codes for MSNDRLLQNVVSILIMAGYDVSERCEIRPRSFDLMTSDGEHLLVIKVVSQIDSVNEDIAWDLDKIARHLGAIPLIIGERARDAPLERGAIYLRYSINAVSSATLYDYLAEGELPLVYASPGGLYVNIDADKLRELREEQSMSLGDLAHLLGVSRRTISKYEGGMGTTLDVAMRLEELFNDDIVMPIDLFRYTPAAEVKSPASLPAGHSTDADAHQQPADRLRSIGISVHELRRAPFHAFAVFEDETILTCYGTAQKTVRRAELVGNISQISGTHSLCVVSDYRKEKKIGKTLVIGEERLKDVSDGSDLLEMVADKQ; via the coding sequence ATGTCCAACGACCGGCTGCTTCAGAACGTGGTCAGCATCCTGATCATGGCAGGCTATGATGTGTCGGAACGCTGCGAGATTCGTCCGCGGAGTTTCGATCTGATGACGTCAGACGGTGAACATCTGCTCGTTATCAAGGTCGTGTCCCAGATCGACAGCGTCAACGAAGACATCGCCTGGGACCTGGACAAAATTGCGCGGCACCTTGGAGCAATTCCTTTGATAATTGGTGAGCGTGCACGAGACGCTCCTCTTGAACGCGGCGCAATTTATCTTCGCTACAGCATCAATGCCGTATCATCCGCGACCCTCTACGATTATCTTGCCGAAGGAGAACTGCCGCTCGTCTATGCCTCGCCCGGCGGTCTCTATGTCAACATCGATGCAGACAAACTTCGCGAACTTCGCGAAGAGCAGTCGATGTCCCTCGGAGACCTCGCCCATCTCCTCGGTGTGTCCCGCCGCACCATCAGCAAGTACGAAGGAGGGATGGGCACAACGCTTGATGTTGCCATGCGGCTTGAAGAGCTGTTCAACGATGACATTGTGATGCCGATCGATCTCTTCCGGTACACGCCGGCAGCAGAAGTCAAGAGTCCGGCCTCACTTCCGGCTGGCCACAGCACGGATGCTGACGCACATCAGCAGCCTGCCGACCGGCTGCGGTCGATCGGGATCAGCGTTCATGAACTTCGCCGTGCCCCGTTCCATGCGTTTGCGGTGTTTGAGGATGAGACCATTCTCACCTGTTACGGCACTGCGCAAAAAACCGTCCGCCGTGCGGAACTTGTTGGCAACATTTCCCAGATATCAGGTACGCACTCGCTCTGTGTCGTCTCTGATTACCGGAAGGAAAAAAAGATTGGAAAAACGCTCGTGATTGGGGAAGAGCGGTTGAAGGATGTCTCCGACGGATCAGATCTTCTGGAGATGGTTGCAGATAAACAGTAG
- a CDS encoding adenosylcobalamin-dependent ribonucleoside-diphosphate reductase gives MADSVVDSILAARYYRAGEKSFEDVCRRVADALGETPEETKEYFEAMMNLEFLPNSPTLMNAGTPLGQLSACFTLPVNDSLPEIFDAIRWGAIIHQSGGGTGYNFSHLRPEGSPVRSTDGVASGPVSFMRVFNAATDVIKQGGRRRGANMGILNVWHKDIMKFIKSKATEGDFSNFNISVMVNDEFMKAVAAGDLDREWLKTAEGETVTVREIWDGIVEGVWKNGEPGILFYDTINSKNPTPQLGPIDTTNPCGEQPLLPFESCVLGSINLAMFIRADGVNYEALDKMTRMAVRFLDAVITKNVFPIEQIKEATNRTRKVGLGLMGVHDAMLMLRIPYDSEAGRNFCEEIMARINDVAMEESERLGKERGTFPAYKGSVWDNQGRIMRNSALTTIAPTGTISLLAGCSSGIEPVFSYAYTRRNTVNKTFIMVHPYFESELRRVIAGLGFSGDAAEAKRDEVINHVHETGSVQDVAWLPETFRAVFKTALDIKWRDHVLMQAVFQKHVHASISKTINMPFSATKEQVADAVILAWQEGIKGMTLYRTGSREDVVLALEKKEEKKAEPAAATPEPQIVQQLFSRPRELDGRTFLAQSGCCRLYITVNTLAGKPMEVFIRTVGAGCEASSNALGRSISTGLQNGVPYEKFVKQFAKVNCISAVRNRSSEGISCADVVGKCIELAATNQAITTLDNWVVQTVTPGVKKGNPCPECGEPLDFGEGCNMGICKHCGWSGCS, from the coding sequence ATGGCGGACTCAGTTGTTGACAGTATTCTTGCCGCGCGGTATTACCGTGCAGGCGAGAAATCCTTTGAGGATGTTTGCAGGCGTGTGGCAGACGCTCTCGGTGAAACTCCGGAAGAGACTAAAGAATATTTCGAGGCAATGATGAACCTCGAGTTTCTTCCAAACTCACCGACACTCATGAACGCGGGCACGCCGCTCGGCCAGCTCTCTGCCTGCTTTACTTTGCCGGTAAACGACTCTCTGCCTGAGATCTTTGATGCCATCCGCTGGGGTGCAATCATTCACCAGTCCGGCGGCGGCACCGGCTACAACTTTTCTCATCTCCGTCCTGAAGGTTCTCCGGTCAGATCGACAGACGGTGTTGCATCAGGTCCCGTCTCATTTATGCGGGTCTTCAATGCGGCGACCGATGTCATCAAGCAGGGCGGACGCAGGCGCGGCGCGAACATGGGCATCCTCAATGTCTGGCACAAAGACATCATGAAGTTCATCAAGAGCAAGGCCACGGAAGGCGACTTCTCGAACTTCAATATCTCGGTGATGGTGAACGATGAGTTCATGAAGGCCGTTGCAGCAGGAGATCTGGACCGCGAGTGGCTGAAGACTGCTGAAGGCGAGACCGTTACGGTCCGTGAGATCTGGGATGGTATTGTGGAAGGAGTCTGGAAGAACGGCGAGCCGGGCATTCTCTTCTATGATACGATAAACTCAAAGAACCCTACTCCGCAGCTTGGCCCGATCGACACGACGAACCCCTGCGGCGAGCAGCCGCTGCTGCCGTTTGAGTCCTGTGTTTTAGGCAGCATCAACCTTGCAATGTTCATCCGTGCGGATGGTGTGAACTACGAAGCTCTGGATAAGATGACACGGATGGCGGTCCGGTTCTTAGACGCGGTCATCACGAAGAATGTGTTCCCGATCGAACAGATCAAAGAGGCGACCAACCGCACGAGAAAGGTTGGCCTTGGTCTGATGGGTGTGCATGATGCGATGCTGATGCTCAGGATTCCCTACGACTCCGAGGCAGGCCGCAACTTCTGTGAGGAGATCATGGCACGCATCAATGATGTGGCGATGGAGGAGTCCGAGCGGCTTGGCAAGGAGCGGGGAACGTTCCCTGCTTACAAGGGTTCGGTCTGGGACAACCAGGGACGCATTATGCGAAACTCTGCCCTCACGACGATTGCGCCGACCGGAACGATCTCGCTTCTTGCCGGATGTTCGTCAGGTATTGAGCCGGTGTTTTCGTATGCGTACACGCGCCGCAACACGGTCAACAAAACGTTCATTATGGTGCATCCCTACTTTGAGTCCGAGCTCCGCCGCGTGATTGCAGGACTCGGTTTCTCCGGTGATGCTGCCGAGGCAAAGCGTGATGAGGTAATTAATCATGTTCATGAGACCGGGTCGGTGCAGGATGTTGCCTGGCTGCCGGAGACGTTCCGTGCGGTGTTCAAGACTGCGCTTGATATCAAGTGGCGCGATCATGTTCTGATGCAGGCGGTGTTCCAGAAGCATGTGCATGCGTCAATTTCAAAGACGATCAATATGCCGTTCTCTGCAACGAAGGAGCAGGTGGCAGATGCTGTTATCTTGGCATGGCAGGAGGGCATTAAGGGTATGACGCTCTACCGGACCGGATCGCGTGAGGATGTGGTGTTGGCTCTTGAGAAGAAGGAGGAGAAGAAGGCTGAGCCGGCAGCGGCAACTCCCGAGCCGCAGATTGTGCAGCAGCTGTTCTCCCGCCCGCGTGAGCTGGATGGAAGGACGTTCCTCGCCCAGTCCGGATGCTGCCGTCTCTATATTACGGTGAACACGCTTGCAGGCAAGCCGATGGAGGTGTTCATCAGGACGGTCGGTGCAGGATGTGAGGCAAGCAGCAATGCTCTTGGAAGAAGTATCAGCACCGGTTTACAGAATGGTGTGCCGTACGAAAAGTTCGTGAAGCAGTTTGCAAAAGTGAACTGTATTTCAGCGGTGCGGAACAGAAGTTCGGAGGGTATCTCCTGTGCTGATGTGGTGGGCAAATGCATTGAGCTTGCGGCAACGAATCAGGCGATTACGACGCTGGACAACTGGGTGGTTCAGACGGTGACGCCTGGTGTGAAGAAGGGAAATCCGTGTCCTGAGTGCGGGGAGCCGCTGGACTTCGGCGAGGGATGCAATATGGGCATCTGTAAGCACTGCGGCTGGAGCGGGTGCAGCTAA